The genomic stretch ACCTCGGGGAACGCCTCGCGGATCTCCCGCAGAAGCGCATCGCCCTTCATCCCCGGCATGCGCAGATCGGTGACGACCAGATCCGCGCCCTCCGTCTGCATCTGCTCCATCGCCTCGCGCGCGCCGGCGCAGGGTACCGCCCGGTACCCATGGGCCAGCAGCACCTCGACGACGGTGTGCCGCATGGGCGCATCGTCATCCACCACCAGAACCGTCGCTCCCCGCTCGTCAGTCATTCCGTCCCGTCCGTAACAGATCTCCGCGCGGCCAGCGGCAGCCGCAGTACCGCGCGCACCCCGCCCAGCGCGGCCGTGCCGATGGCCACCTCGCCCCCGTGCTCCTCCGCGATCCCGGCGCTGATCGCCAGCCCCAGCCCGCTTCCTTCGCCCACGTCGCGCGTGGTGAAGAACGGCTCGAACACGCGGGCGCGGTCTTCCGGCGCGATCCCCGGCCCCGAATCCTCTACCGCCACCGTGATTCCACCATTTTCCGCGCGCAGTTCGATGCGGATCTGCCGCGGGCCGGGGTGCGTGCGCAGCGCCTGCACCGCGTTCAGGACGATGCAGTACAGCGCATGCCGCAGCAGCCGTGCATCGCCCGTGACCGGAACGGGATGGTCCGGCGCGTCGACGGAGAGGCGGATGTCCGCACGTTCGGCGTCGCCTTCCAGCAGGCCGGCGGTTTCCGAAACGATGGCGCGCATGTCCAGCGGGTCGCGGCCGGCGCCGTGCCGCCGCGCCACGTGCACCAGGTCGCGCACCAGCGCGCTGATGCGCTCCACCTCGCGCCCGATCGCTTCCGCGTGGCGGCGGGCTTCCGGGTCCGCGCCGGGCAGCGACTGGATGGCGTCCGCGCGCACGCTGATCACCCCCAGCGGCGAGCCCAGCTCGTGCGCCACGCCGCCGGTGAGCCGGCCGAGCGCGGCGAACAGTTCGGCGTGCCGCAGCCGCCGCTCCAGCGCGATCCGTTCTTCCGTTTCGCGCGCCAGCACGTGCTGCTTGGCATCCAGCCGCTCCACCATGCCGTTGAAGGCGCGCGCCAGCTTCTGCAGCTCGTGCGCGGCGCGGGGAACGCGCATGGGCTGCGGCTCGTCGGGGCCGCCGAAGCGGTGCACGCCCTCCAGGATCTCCAAAAGCGGCCGGGTGAGCCACAGCCGCACGATGATGAGGATGGCCAGCGAGCCCACCACGGCCAGCGCCACGCTGGTGAGCAGAATGCTCCGCCGTGATTCGGCGATGTCGCGGTCCATCACCGTCGTGCGCCGCGCCACCACCAGCGCCTCCGCCGGCTCCTGCAGCGGCAGCACGATGAGCCGCACGCGCCCTCCGCAGTTGCTCCAGCCGTGGCGTTCCGGGACAGGGCCGGGGCGGGCGATGATGGTGTCCAGGCACGCCATCCGCGCGCGCGGCCCGCCGGCCATCACCGCGCCCGTCGTGTCGAGCACGGCGCTGATGGCGGTTTCCGGGTCGCCCAGAATGCGGCCCAGCACGCGGTCCAGCGGGGCGCGCTGGCCGTTGCGGATGGCGCTGTTGGCCACGATCTGCATGGCGTGCGCGAGCGTTTCGGTTTCGCGCACGAGCGCGTTGCCAATGATCCGTTCACGCTGCCGGATGATGGTGAAACCGTAGATGGTCATCACCAGCGCGACGGCGGCGCTGCTGGCCAGAACCAGTCGATGTGCAAGTCGCATGGTCCTGATCTACCTGCGCCGCACCCCGTGACGCAACCCGCGCCCTGCTGTCGTGCGGGCGCCGGGCTCTGCTGAACTGCCGTTTCGCACGGAGTACACGGAGGATGCACGGAGGGCACGGAGGAAGAGCAACCGATCTGATCACGCAGAGCAGCAGAGCAGCAGAGGAAGAGCAAAGACGACCATTTTTTCTGCTGTTCTCTGCTTCTCTGCTGCTCTGCGTGAGATTGTCGTACTCAGTTCCTCCGTGCCCTCCGTGCATCCTCCGTGACCTCCGTGTGAAACGGCAGTTCCCTTCAGCGGCCCGGGACCATGCACGCACGAGGCCTGACGAAACGGTATCACCCGCCATCCACTGAGTCGAATGTGCCACCGTGTCACAGGACGCGGCAACAAGGCGCAGGTAACGATCCCGACTCCGGCGCGCGATCCGTCCGCGCGACCCTGAATCCAGCCAAATGGAAGGAAAGCTGACGAAATCATCCGAAGTGCGCCGATGCGGATCCGCAGAAGAAAGATGAGTTGCAAGATGTATCAGCTGCAAGCTGCTGGGGCAGGCTGACACAGGTGTGACGGAATGGCACAGCGTGGGCGCTGGGTCATGGGCTTGAACAGGCGTTTACCTAGCATCCAAGCCAATTTCTGGTGTGGGATCGCGGGGCGCGGCGCGTGCCTTGGAGTTGGGCTCAGGCCGCGATCTCCGGCCCGTCGTTCCTTCCGCGCCAGTGGAGGAGCACGGATCGCCGCGGCACCGACGAGCGACGCCGTTCGCGAATCCATCCGCGCGGTCCCGCTCGTCCGCGGACTGCTGCCTTTCATCGCCCCGTGCCGATGTCGTCTGTTTCCGCCCCTCGCCCCGTCCGCCGCGCGCTGCGCCCGGCCCCGGACTGGAGCGGCCGTGTGGTGCTGTACCACAACGTGGTCGCACCGTACCGCCACGCGCTGTTTCAGGAACTCGCCCGGCGGATGGCGCTGGACGTGTGGTTCTCCGTCCGCACCACCCGTGACCGCAAGTGGTCCACTCGGGTGCCCGCGGGCTACGACCACCGCTTTCTGGATGGATGGTCCGTGTACGGTTTCAACCGGCCGCTCATCTTCTGCCCCGGCCTCATCCGCGACCTGCGGCGCGCGCGGCCGCAGGCGGTGATCGCCGTGCTGACCCGCTCCAACGCGGTGGACGTGCTGCGCATCTGCCGCTGGGGACGCCGGGCGGGGGTGCCGGTGGTGCTGTGGATCGGCGCCGTGGAGCCCGATCCCGCGTTCACCACCGACGTGCCGCGCGCGCTGGACCGCCTGTTCGAGCGCTACTACCGCAAGGCGATCCGCGAGGCCACGGGATACGTCTACTATTCCGAACTCAGCCGCCGCTGGGCGGAGCGGCGCGGCGCCCGCGGGCCCGGCACGTCGGGCACGCAGGTGCTGCCGCCCGCGCCCGTGCCGCCGCGGCTGGAGGCGCACCACGGCCGCGACGACCTGGTCATGCTCTACGTGGGCAAGCTGGAGCACCGCAAGGGCGTGGATCTGCTCATCCGTGCCGCGGCGGATCTGGAGCCGGAGGTGCGCCGCCGGCTGCTGGTGCGCATCGCGGGCGAGGGACCCATGGCCGCGATGCTGCCGGAACTGACGGAGGCGGGGATCCGCTACGAGTTCCTGGGCCACACCGACCGCGACGAGTTGTGGAAGGTGTACCGCGACGCGGACCTCACCGTGCTCGCCAGCCGCCACGATCCGTGGGCCAACATTCTCAACGAGTCGATGTCGATGGGGACGCCGGTGCTGATCTCGCGGCAGGCGGGCGGCGCGGAGCTTGGCGGGCGCGCGGGATGGGTGTGCGACCTGCGCGATCCCGCGTCGCTGCCGCGCGAACTGGCCCGCGCGCTGGCCGAGTGCCGCGACAGCGGCCGCCGCCGGGACGCCGTGCGCGCCGAGCGCGAGTACCGCCCCGACACCAGCGCCGACCGCATCGCCACCCTCATGCGGCAGCTGGTGGACGGCCCCGCCGTGCCCGAACGCCTCCTTTCGCGCACCGGCTGAACCGGTCCGGCGACGAGGCCATGGATCTGGTGTGAGGTCTCCCCTCTCCGCGCTTCTGCTTGGGCCGGGAGGGGAGCGGGGAGGGGCCTCCCGGTCCGGCGATGCACCGAACCGGTCGGCTCGGCGGATATCCTGCGCTGAAGCAGTCGGACGAGGTCCGCCCGATGAACGAAAAAGAGAGGGCGCGGAGACCACTCCGCGCCCTCTCTTTCATCATCCGCGTGGCGGAATCAGGGGGTCAGCACCACCTTGATGCAGCCGTCCTTCTTGTCGCGGAAGGTCTTGTACAGCTCCGGCGCGTCGTCCAGCTTGGCCCGGTGCGTGATGATGAACGACGGATCGATCTCGCCCGACTCGATCTTGTCCAGCAGCAGCTGGGTGTAGCGCTGCACGTGGGTCTGGCCGGTCTTGATGGTCAGTCCCTTGTTCATCGCCGCGCCGAACGGGAACTTGTCGATCATCCCCACGTAGACGCCGGGAATGGACACGGTTCCGCCCGTGCGGCAGCAGAGGATGCTTTCGCGCAGCACGTGCGCGCGGTCCGTCCCCAGCTTGAGCGTCTTCTTGGCCTTGTCCAGCACGGCGTCGATGGAGCCGTGCGAGTGCGCCTCGGTGCCTACCGCGTCGATGCAGCGGTCCGGGCCGCGCCCGCCCGTCATCTCGTCCAGGCGCTCCTTGACGTGCTCTTCGTCAAAGTTGATGGTCTCCGCGCGCCCGGCGCTGGCGGCAAGGGCAAGCCGCTCCGGCACCCGGTCAATGACGATCACCCGGCCGGCGCCCATCATCCACGCGCTCTGAATGGTCATCTGCCCCACGGGGCCCGCGCCCCAGATGGCCACGGTGTCGCCCGGCTCGATCCCCGCGTTTTCCGCCGCCATCCACCCCGTGGGAAAGATGTCGGACAGGAAGAGGACCTTTTCATCCGCCAGGTCGCTTTCCACCTTCTGCGGGCCGACGTCGGCGTACGGCACGCGCATGTACTCCGCCTGCCCGCCCCAGAATCCGCCCAGCATGTGGCTGAAACCGAACGCGCCCGCCGCGCGGTGACCCACGGCCTTTTCCATCATTTCGCCGTTGGGATTGCTGCGCTCGCACGCGGCAAACAGCCCCTTCTGGCAGAAGAAGCACTCTCCGCAGGCAATGATGAAGGGCACCACCACGCGGTCGCCCTTCTTGAGGTTCTTGACCCCGCTGCCCACCTCTTCCACGATGCCCATGGGCTCGTGGCCAAGCACGTCGCCGGGCACCAGCGTGGGCTGGTAGCCGTCCAGCAGGTGCAGGTCCGATCCGCAGATGGCGGTGGCCGTGATCCGCACGATGACGTCGGTGGAATCCTTGAGCTCGGGATCGGCGACGTTGTCGATGCGGACGTCGTCCTTGCCGTGCCAGACCAGTGCTTTCATGTGCTTCTCCCCGTAGAATTTCCCCACCCATCCCGATCGGTGCGCAAGCTTTGCACCATGTGGGCCGCGATTC from Longimicrobium terrae encodes the following:
- a CDS encoding sensor histidine kinase, coding for MRLAHRLVLASSAAVALVMTIYGFTIIRQRERIIGNALVRETETLAHAMQIVANSAIRNGQRAPLDRVLGRILGDPETAISAVLDTTGAVMAGGPRARMACLDTIIARPGPVPERHGWSNCGGRVRLIVLPLQEPAEALVVARRTTVMDRDIAESRRSILLTSVALAVVGSLAILIIVRLWLTRPLLEILEGVHRFGGPDEPQPMRVPRAAHELQKLARAFNGMVERLDAKQHVLARETEERIALERRLRHAELFAALGRLTGGVAHELGSPLGVISVRADAIQSLPGADPEARRHAEAIGREVERISALVRDLVHVARRHGAGRDPLDMRAIVSETAGLLEGDAERADIRLSVDAPDHPVPVTGDARLLRHALYCIVLNAVQALRTHPGPRQIRIELRAENGGITVAVEDSGPGIAPEDRARVFEPFFTTRDVGEGSGLGLAISAGIAEEHGGEVAIGTAALGGVRAVLRLPLAARRSVTDGTE
- a CDS encoding glycosyltransferase, which encodes MSSVSAPRPVRRALRPAPDWSGRVVLYHNVVAPYRHALFQELARRMALDVWFSVRTTRDRKWSTRVPAGYDHRFLDGWSVYGFNRPLIFCPGLIRDLRRARPQAVIAVLTRSNAVDVLRICRWGRRAGVPVVLWIGAVEPDPAFTTDVPRALDRLFERYYRKAIREATGYVYYSELSRRWAERRGARGPGTSGTQVLPPAPVPPRLEAHHGRDDLVMLYVGKLEHRKGVDLLIRAAADLEPEVRRRLLVRIAGEGPMAAMLPELTEAGIRYEFLGHTDRDELWKVYRDADLTVLASRHDPWANILNESMSMGTPVLISRQAGGAELGGRAGWVCDLRDPASLPRELARALAECRDSGRRRDAVRAEREYRPDTSADRIATLMRQLVDGPAVPERLLSRTG
- a CDS encoding zinc-dependent alcohol dehydrogenase, with the protein product MKALVWHGKDDVRIDNVADPELKDSTDVIVRITATAICGSDLHLLDGYQPTLVPGDVLGHEPMGIVEEVGSGVKNLKKGDRVVVPFIIACGECFFCQKGLFAACERSNPNGEMMEKAVGHRAAGAFGFSHMLGGFWGGQAEYMRVPYADVGPQKVESDLADEKVLFLSDIFPTGWMAAENAGIEPGDTVAIWGAGPVGQMTIQSAWMMGAGRVIVIDRVPERLALAASAGRAETINFDEEHVKERLDEMTGGRGPDRCIDAVGTEAHSHGSIDAVLDKAKKTLKLGTDRAHVLRESILCCRTGGTVSIPGVYVGMIDKFPFGAAMNKGLTIKTGQTHVQRYTQLLLDKIESGEIDPSFIITHRAKLDDAPELYKTFRDKKDGCIKVVLTP